The proteins below are encoded in one region of Coffea arabica cultivar ET-39 chromosome 4c, Coffea Arabica ET-39 HiFi, whole genome shotgun sequence:
- the LOC140005036 gene encoding uncharacterized protein, with product MTADKARLTYARVCVEIEVDDELLDSVEFVGEDDKWVSQPIVYEWRPQRCNHCKALGHSPHECALAPKGPSLPTPELSHTNPPKTFNSKANKSLLTTSPHGLALETLTHQTTDSLPLKPHITSPSMPLPSTTLPQKACLISSDNRFASLAHLENSDIPCTQGNDSNLTSHAPPGNLHPPPSQDAIALQSHEHISVTKVCDEMSSIVDSPMDPLVTKEHGISEKNADRIVRVIGPYLDKLDNYACHQNGRIWVFWDPSKASVKTIKLSSQFVHTEIVDKQSSLSLLATFVYASNSIDERECLWHDLVQLNVDSNCSWIALGDFNTILKMDEKIGGLMVNPRDRSFGNCLFDCGLDDLK from the exons ATGACAGCTGACAAAGCTAGGCTAACATATGCAAGGGTTTGTGTTGAGATTGAAGTTGATGACGAGTTGCTTGACTCAGTTGAATTTGTCGGGGAAGATGACAAATGGGTTTCTCAGCCTATAGTGTATGAATGGAGACCCCAAAGATGCAACCATTGCAAGGCTTTGGGCCATAGCCCCCACGAATGCGCCCTCGCTCCAAAAGGCCCTTCGTTACCTACCCCTGAACTTTCTCACACTAACCCACCAAAAACCTTTAACTCTAAAGCCAACAAATCCCTGCTCACTACTTCACCTCATGGTTTAGCTCTTGAAACCTTGACACACCAAACTACAGATTCTCTTCCCTTGAAACCACATATAACTTCTCCATCTATGCCATTGCCATCCACCACTTTACCCCAAAAAGCCTGTCTCATTTCCAGCGACAATAGATTTGCCTCACTAGCCCATTTGGAAAATTCAGATATCCCTTGCACTCAAGGGAATGATAGTAACTTGACTTCTCATGCACCCCCAGGAAACCTTCATCCTCCTCCTTCACAGGATGCAATAGCCTTGCAATCTCATGAACATATCTCAGTGACAAAGGTTTGTGATGAAATGTCTTCTATTGTTGACTCACCAATGGATCCTCTTGTGACCAAG GAGCATGGAATATCAGAG aaaaatgctGATAGAATTGTTAGAGTCATTGGGCCCTATCTAGATAAACTAGACAACTATGCATGCCATCAAAATGGAAGGATTTGGGTTTTTTGGGATCCGTCAAAGGCATCTGTGAAAACTATTAAATTGTCAAGTCAATTTGTACATACTGAAATTGTTGATAAACAATCTTCTTTATCATTATTAGCTACATTTGTCTATGCTAGTAATTCTATTGATGAAAGAGAATGCCTGTGGCATGACCTAGTACAATTAAATGTGGACAGTAACTGCTCATGGATTGCTCTTGGTGACTTCAACACGatactaaaaatggatgagaagATTGGGGGACTTATGGTTAATCCCCGGGACCGCTCATTTGGaaattgtttgtttgattgTGGCTTAGATGATCTTAAATGA
- the LOC140004885 gene encoding protein C2-DOMAIN ABA-RELATED 4-like, with amino-acid sequence MDSPTSPALAKPPAKSSMDNLLGLLRIRVKRGVNLAVRDVRTSDPYVVVKMGKQKLKTRVINKDVNPEWNEDLTLSVSDPNIPVKLTVYDHDMFSKDDKMGEAEFDIKAFIEALKMKLNGLPNGTIVSRVIPLRTNCLSEESCVIWKDGKITQDMCLRLRNVECGEVEIQLQWIDLPGKGL; translated from the exons ATGGATTCACCAACATCACCAGCCTTAGCTAAACCTCCTGCAAAATCAAGTATGGATAACTTGTTGGGCCTGCTCAGAATTCGAGTCAAGAGAGGTGTCAATCTTGCTGTCAGAGATGTTCGCACCAGTGATCCTTATGTTGTTGTCAAGATGGGTAAACAG AAATTGAAGACCCGTGTCATTAATAAGGATGTCAATCCTGAGTGGAATGAAGATTTGACTCTTTCAGTCTCTGATCCAAATATTCCAGTCAAGCTG ACCGTATATGATCATGACATGTTCAGCAAGGATGACAAAATGGGAGAAGCGGAATTTGACATCAAAGCATTTATAGAAGCTTTGAAGATGAAGCTAAATGGCCTCCCAAATGGCACCATAGTGTCTAGGGTGATCCCGCTGAGGACAAACTGCCTGTCTGAAGAGAGCTGTGTAATCTGGAAAGATGGCAAGATTACTCAAGATATGTGTCTGAGATTAAGAAATGTCGAATGTGGTGAAGTCGAAATCCAGCTTCAGTGGATTGATCTTCCCGGCAAAGGGTTATAG
- the LOC140005176 gene encoding uncharacterized protein isoform X2, translating to MEPWEEALDLDDSDIPSLLGPCKRQHRQTSISAAATTASTSLSPPTLRPCSNRPQTLVIEEETEQQQHQEQQRQQFSRPNSPQRRRIIPGPAGAVQSAMLQKNRDREKEHLFSSQTSDSNPIPTQEYIRRAVENAPEFDDDFSSDPWLSALQFIGTVDGVVPSVPLNSIHQCANNGKVDQVVAVIKSCTQSRLGGLMVTLKDPTGTICASVHQKVLSESHFAKDFVIGSVLILQKVSIFSPSKLMHYLNIMPTNLVVNKDNGPLTEKSSQAYSVKHVAPGDAGSPEKRSTPENGASREMTDRMQHNIDASGSLHINDQKENRILLNQSLTCSSRLGLKAKLVDKEPSSLRQGAAQGLSEEAASNRTGYNEEVVSLDNERRLKVANINERLHNDDVAKSLMTNHVVQEIQEDNTVQKQRQPVTAATLPQWTDEQLEELFACDDEDGGSYI from the exons ATGGAGCCATGGGAAGAAGCGCTTGACTTGGACGATTCCGACATCCCCTCCCTCCTCGGCCCTTGCAAGCGTCAACACCGCCAGACCTCCATTTCTGCCGCCGCAACCACAGCTTCCACCTCGCTATCCCCACCAACCCTCCGACCCTGCTCTAACCGTCCCCAAACCCTAGTAATCGAAGAAGAAACAGAACAACAGCAGCACCAAGAACAGCAACGACAACAATTCTCTCGCCCTAATTCTCCTCAACGACGACGCATCATTCCTGGACCAGCCGGAGCTGTACAATCAGCGATGCTTCAGAAAAATCGTGATAGAGAGAAAgaacatttgttttcttctcAAACCAGTGACTCTAATCCAATCCCTACTCAGGAGTATATAAGGAGAGCCGTCGAAAATGCTCCCGAATTTGACGATGATTTCAGCAGCGATCCTTGGCTGTCAGCCCTTCAATTCATCG GCACAGTGGATGGTGTTGTACCTAGCGTACCCTTGAATTCTATCCATCAATGTGCAAATAATGGCAAGGTTGATCAG GTTGTGGCAGTCATCAAGTCCTGCACACAAAGTAGGCTTGGTGGTTTAATGGTCACTCTGAAG GATCCAACAGGTACAATTTGTGCTTCTGTTCATCAGAAAGTCTTAAGTGAGAGCCACTTCGCAAAGGATTTTGTTATTGGATCAGTGTTGATACTTCAGAAG gtttCCATATTTTCCCCTTCAAAGCTGATGCATTATCTCAATATAATGCCAACGAATCTG GTCGTTAACAAGGATAATGGCCCTCTGACAGAGAAAAGCTCTCAAGCCTATTCTGTCAAACATGTTGCGCCTGGTGATG CTGGATCACCTGAGAAGAGGTCAACTCCAGAAAATGGAGCCTCAAGGGAGATGACTGATAGGATGCAACATAACATTGATGCAAGTGGGAGTTTGCACATCAATGATCAAAAAGAGAATAGAATTTTACTTAACCAGAGTTTGACATGCAGCAGCAGATTGGGCTTAAAAGCTAAACTTGTAGACAAAGAACCATCAAGTCTAAGGCAAGGCGCTGCCCAAGGGTTGTCTGAGGAAGCAGCAAGCAATAGAACTGGGTACAATGAGGAAGTGGTTTCACTTGATAATGAGAGACGGCTGAAAGTTGCTAATATAAACGAGAGGCTACATAATGACGATGTTGCGAAAAGCTTGATGACGAACCATGTTgtccaagaaattcaagaagacAACACAGTGCAGAAGCAAAGGCAACCAGTAACTGCAGCAACCCTACCGCAGTGGACTGATGAACAGCTTGAGGAACTTTTTGCTTGTGATGATGAGGATGGTGGTTCTTACATTTGa
- the LOC140005176 gene encoding uncharacterized protein isoform X1, which yields MEPWEEALDLDDSDIPSLLGPCKRQHRQTSISAAATTASTSLSPPTLRPCSNRPQTLVIEEETEQQQHQEQQRQQFSRPNSPQRRRIIPGPAGAVQSAMLQKNRDREKEHLFSSQTSDSNPIPTQEYIRRAVENAPEFDDDFSSDPWLSALQFIGTVDGVVPSVPLNSIHQCANNGKVDQVVAVIKSCTQSRLGGLMVTLKDPTGTICASVHQKVLSESHFAKDFVIGSVLILQKVSIFSPSKLMHYLNIMPTNLVKVVNKDNGPLTEKSSQAYSVKHVAPGDAGSPEKRSTPENGASREMTDRMQHNIDASGSLHINDQKENRILLNQSLTCSSRLGLKAKLVDKEPSSLRQGAAQGLSEEAASNRTGYNEEVVSLDNERRLKVANINERLHNDDVAKSLMTNHVVQEIQEDNTVQKQRQPVTAATLPQWTDEQLEELFACDDEDGGSYI from the exons ATGGAGCCATGGGAAGAAGCGCTTGACTTGGACGATTCCGACATCCCCTCCCTCCTCGGCCCTTGCAAGCGTCAACACCGCCAGACCTCCATTTCTGCCGCCGCAACCACAGCTTCCACCTCGCTATCCCCACCAACCCTCCGACCCTGCTCTAACCGTCCCCAAACCCTAGTAATCGAAGAAGAAACAGAACAACAGCAGCACCAAGAACAGCAACGACAACAATTCTCTCGCCCTAATTCTCCTCAACGACGACGCATCATTCCTGGACCAGCCGGAGCTGTACAATCAGCGATGCTTCAGAAAAATCGTGATAGAGAGAAAgaacatttgttttcttctcAAACCAGTGACTCTAATCCAATCCCTACTCAGGAGTATATAAGGAGAGCCGTCGAAAATGCTCCCGAATTTGACGATGATTTCAGCAGCGATCCTTGGCTGTCAGCCCTTCAATTCATCG GCACAGTGGATGGTGTTGTACCTAGCGTACCCTTGAATTCTATCCATCAATGTGCAAATAATGGCAAGGTTGATCAG GTTGTGGCAGTCATCAAGTCCTGCACACAAAGTAGGCTTGGTGGTTTAATGGTCACTCTGAAG GATCCAACAGGTACAATTTGTGCTTCTGTTCATCAGAAAGTCTTAAGTGAGAGCCACTTCGCAAAGGATTTTGTTATTGGATCAGTGTTGATACTTCAGAAG gtttCCATATTTTCCCCTTCAAAGCTGATGCATTATCTCAATATAATGCCAACGAATCTGGTAAAG GTCGTTAACAAGGATAATGGCCCTCTGACAGAGAAAAGCTCTCAAGCCTATTCTGTCAAACATGTTGCGCCTGGTGATG CTGGATCACCTGAGAAGAGGTCAACTCCAGAAAATGGAGCCTCAAGGGAGATGACTGATAGGATGCAACATAACATTGATGCAAGTGGGAGTTTGCACATCAATGATCAAAAAGAGAATAGAATTTTACTTAACCAGAGTTTGACATGCAGCAGCAGATTGGGCTTAAAAGCTAAACTTGTAGACAAAGAACCATCAAGTCTAAGGCAAGGCGCTGCCCAAGGGTTGTCTGAGGAAGCAGCAAGCAATAGAACTGGGTACAATGAGGAAGTGGTTTCACTTGATAATGAGAGACGGCTGAAAGTTGCTAATATAAACGAGAGGCTACATAATGACGATGTTGCGAAAAGCTTGATGACGAACCATGTTgtccaagaaattcaagaagacAACACAGTGCAGAAGCAAAGGCAACCAGTAACTGCAGCAACCCTACCGCAGTGGACTGATGAACAGCTTGAGGAACTTTTTGCTTGTGATGATGAGGATGGTGGTTCTTACATTTGa
- the LOC140005178 gene encoding probable auxin efflux carrier component 1c: protein MITLVDFYHVMTAVVPLYVAMILAYGSVKWWKIFTPDQCSGINRFVALFAVPLLSFHFISANNPYTMNLRFIAADTLQKIIVLAVLAVWTKVSKRGCLEWTITLFSLSTLPNTLVMGIPLLKGMYGEFSGSLMVQIVVLQCIIWYTLMLFMFEYRGAKMLISEQFPDTAGSIVSIHVDSDVMSLDGRQPLETEAEIKEDGKLHITVRKSNASRSDIFSRRSQGLSSTTPRPSNLTNAEIYSLQSSRNPTPRGSSFNHTDFYSMVAGGRNSNFGANDVYGLSASRGPTPRPSNYEEENGNNMNKSRFHYPAAPGNAAHYPAPNPGMFSPTGSKVMGANAAAKKPNGQHKEEGAKDLHMFVWSSSASPVSDVFGGHDYGALDQPSKEVRVAVSPGKVEGHRDNQEDYMEREDFGFGNKGMDNNNDDDKMGDKQVKAMPPTSVMTRLILIMVWRKLIRNPNTYSSLIGIIWALVSYRWNVEMPAIIAKSIAILSDAGLGMAMFSLGLFMALQPRIIACGNSVAAFAMAVRFLTGPAVMAAASIAVGLRGVLLHVAIVQAALPQGIVPFVFAKEYNVHPDILSTAVIFGMLIALPITLVYYILMGL, encoded by the exons ATGATCACTTTAGTAGATTTCTACCATGTTATGACTGCAGTTGTTCCGCTCTATGTGGCCATGATTTTAGCTTATGGCTCAGTGAAATGGTGGAAGATTTTCACTCCTGATCAGTGCTCAGGCATAAACAGATTTGTTGCACTTTTTGCAGTCCCTCTTCTTTCCTTCCACTTCATCTCCGCCAACAATCCCTACACCATGAACCTCAGGTTCATTGCTGCTGACACACTTCAAAAGATCATCGTTTTAGCAGTTTTAGCTGTTTGGACTAAAGTGAGCAAAAGGGGCTGTTTGGAATGGACTATAACACTGTTTTCACTATCAACCCTACCCAATACTCTTGTCATGGGCATTCCTTTGCTCAAGGGAATGTACGGAGAGTTTTCCGGGAGTTTGATGGTGCAAATAGTTGTACTTCAGTGCATCATTTGGTACACTCTGATGCTCTTCATGTTCGAGTACAGAGGGGCAAAAATGTTGATTTCTGAGCAGTTTCCAGATACTGCAGGCTCAATTGTTTCAATTCATGTTGATTCTGATGTCATGTCACTTGATGGAAGGCAGCCTCTCGAGACAGAAGCTGAGATTAAAGAAGATGGGAAGTTACATATTACTGTGAGAAAATCAAATGCTTCGAGGTCAGATATCTTCTCGAGAAGGTCGCAGGGCTTATCATCAACCACTCCAAGACCATCAAACTTGACCAATGCTGAGATATACTCTTTACAATCTTCCCGAAATCCAACACCAAGAGGGTCCAGCTTTAACCACACAGATTTTTATTCTATGGTAGCTGGCGGAAGGAACTCGAACTTTGGTGCGAATGATGTTTACGGGCTTTCTGCATCAAGGGGGCCAACTCCAAGGCCTTCAAACTATGAGGAAGAAAACGGTAATAACATGAATAAGTCCAGGTTCCACTACCCTGCTGCACCGGGGAACGCTGCTCATTATCCAGCTCCTAATCCTGGAATGTTTTCACCTACTGGCTCAAAAGTAATGGGGGCTAATGCAGCAGCCAAGAAGCCTAATGGACAACACAAGGAAGAAGGTGCCAAGGATCTCCACATGTTTGTTTGGAGTTCAAGTGCTTCTCCTGTTTCAGACGTCTTTGGTGGCCATGACTACGGAGCTTTGGACCAACCTTCCAAAGAAGTTAGAGTTGCAGTGTCTCCAGGAAAAG TGGAAGGTCATAGAGATAATCAAGAAGATTACATGGAAAGAGAAGATTTCGGCTTTGGAAACAAAGGTATGGATAACAACAATGATGATGATAAAATGGGAGATAAACAAGTCAAAGCAATGCCTCCAACAAGCGTGATGACAAGGCTGATATTAATTATGGTATGGAGGAAACTCATCAGGAACCCAAACACTTACTCCAGCTTAATTGGGATCATATGGGCTCTTGTTTCATACAG GTGGAATGTTGAGATGCCTGCAATCATAGCAAAGTCCATTGCTATCCTGTCTGATGCTGGACTTGGCATGGCCATGTTTAGTCTAG GTCTGTTCATGGCTTTGCAACCGAGGATCATAGCATGTGGGAATTCCGTTGCAGCTTTTGCAATGGCCGTGAGATTCCTTACAGGTCCAGCTGTCATGGCAGCTGCTTCCATTGCTGTTGGGCTTCGTGGCGTTCTCTTACATGTTGCTATTGTACAG GCAGCACTACCTCAAGGAATTGTTCCTTTTGTCTTCGCCAAGGAGTACAACGTACACCCTGATATTCTTAGCACAGC CGTCATATTTGGGATGTTGATTGCTTTGCCTATAACACTTGTATACTACATTTTGATGGGGCTATGA
- the LOC140005175 gene encoding translocon at the outer membrane of chloroplasts 64-like, producing the protein MGSPQANLWVLLGLGLAGILIMTRKLKKAVKADFGAFVERLQLLPPPPPPPPKAPHPLTGLTFAVSDVFDVEGSITGFGNLDWAKTHEAASQTSPVVSALVEGGASCTGKTVVDDMAFGVSGENKHYDTPTNPAAPARTPGGSSSGAAVAVAANLVDFSLGIDTVGGVRVPAGYCGVFGFRPSHGTVSQMGVLPVSASFDTVGWFAKDPTILRRVGHVLLQVPYTVPQSPRSIVVADDCFNLLNSSADRVSQAVVKSVEKLFGRQVLRHENLGDYLSSKVPSLKAFQSEKSNGEVKSSVIRLLANIMRTLKRYEFKQYHDEWIKSVKPTLDPVISVQLQQDLDMAEAEIENCHAVRDEMRSALNFLLKDDGILAIPTTSEPPPKLGSKETLSEDYQIRATMLTSLVSMSGCCQVAVPLGFNEKCPVSISLIARHGGDRFLLDTVQTMYGVLQEQADIVTKTKSSKNAVSQETSAEMAKEKGNQAFKDRQWQRAIVFYTEAIKLNAKNATYYSNRAAAYLELGSFIQAEADCTNAIDLDKKNVKAYLRRGTAREMLGYFKEATEDFRYALVLEPNNKRAAQSAERLRRLFP; encoded by the exons ATGGGTTCCCCACAAGCAAATTTGTGGGTTTTATTGGGTTTAGGATTAGCTGGGATTCTAATAATGACCAGGAAGTTGAAGAAAGCGGTGAAAGCTGATTTTGGGGCGTTTGTGGAACGGCTTCAGCTATTGCCGCCCCCTCCTCCGCCGCCTCCCAAGGCCCCTCACCCTCTTACGGGCCTAACTTTTGCCGTCTCTGACGT ATTTGATGTTGAAGGGTCTATTACTGGATTTGGCAATCTGGATTGGGCGAAAACCCATGAGGCTGCTTCTCAAACATCTCCAGTGGTTTCTGCCCTGGTTGAAGGAGGTGCCTCATGTACAGGGAAAACTGTCGTGGATGATATGGCATTTGG TGTCAGTGGAGAAAATAAGCATTATGACACACCAACCAATCCTGCCGCTCCTGCAAGAACTCCAGGAGGATCATCTAGTGGAGCTGCTGTAGCTGTGGCTGCCAACCTCGTTGATTTTTCCTTAG GTATTGATACAGTTGGTGGTGTGAGAGTTCCTGCTGGGTATTGTGGGGTATTCGGGTTTAGACCCTCTCATGGGACTGTTTCTCAGATGGGAGTACTTCCTGTTTCAGCAAGCTTTGATACTGTTG GATGGTTTGCTAAAGATCCCACTATATTACGTCGTGTGGGACATGTGCTGCTGCAGGTTCCTTATACTGTCCCACAAAGCCCCAGGAGTATTGTAGTAGCTGATGACTGTTTTAACCTATTGAATAGTTCTGCTGATCGAGTTAGTCAGGCTGTGGTAAAATCTGTTGAGAAGTTATTTGGAA GACAAGTGTTAAGACATGAGAATCTTGGTGACTATTTAAGCTCAAAAGTTCCAAGCTTGAAAGCGTTTCAGAGTGAGAAATCAAATGGTGAAGTGAAATCCTCTGTCATACGGCTGTTAGCAAATATTATGCGGACGCTAAAGCG ATATGAATTTAAACAGTATCACGATGAATGGATCAAATCCGTGAAACCCACTTTAGACCCTGTTATCTCAGTGCAATTGCAACAAGACCTGGATATGGCAGAAGCAGAAATTGAAAACTGTCATGCAGTGAGGGATGAAATGCGTTCAGCTCTAAATTTCCTTCTGAAG GATGATGGTATTTTAGCCATTCCAACTACTTCTGAGCCTCCTCCGAAACTTGGTTCAAAGGAAACTTTATCAGAGGACTACCAGATTCGTGCTACTATGCTGACGAGCTTAGTCAGCATGTCAGGTTGCTGTCAG GTTGCAGTACCATTGGGATTTAATGAGAAATGTCCAGTTTCAATTTCCTTAATAGCCAGGCATGGAGGTGATCGCTTCCTGCTGGATACAGTGCAGACAATGTATGGGGTCCTACAGGAGCAGGCTGATATAGTTACAAAgacaaaatcatcaaaaaatgcTGTTAGTCAGGAAACATCAGCTGAGATGGCCAAAGAGAAG GGTAACCAAGCATTTAAAGATAGGCAGTGGCAAAGGGCGATTGTATTCTACACAGAAGCTATCAAGCTCAATGCTAAAAATGCAACATACTACAGTAATCGGGCAGCTGCATATTTGGAATTGGGAAG CTTCATCCAAGCGGAGGCAGATTGTACCAATGCCATTGATCTTGATAAGAAG AATGTAAAAGCGTATCTAAGGAGAGGCACTGCAAGGGAAATGCTAGGTTATTTTAAGGAAGCCACAGAAG ATTTCAGATATGCTCTAGTTCTGGAGCCAAATAACAAGAGAGCAGCACAGTCTGCTGAGCGGTTGAGGAGGTTGTTTCCGTAA